The Congregibacter litoralis KT71 genome contains a region encoding:
- a CDS encoding Y-family DNA polymerase, which produces MQLWLCLRLRELAVQCLPQRRPQALAVVEKQRIYAVNATASLLGLEPGMDPAAARSLAGDSPLQLLPRDPEAETQALESLCCWAYGITPHLYPFRGDCLMLEIGGSLKLFGGSDAIIRHARQGLAGRGYSADIALGATPLAAWAFSYAASDDDAEKDYSQSERLHKLPLQTLEPLHEQFVALQRSGFKTLGEVLALPAASLNRRCGAQFRELLQHLSGEVIAPPVHFEPPSCFVDSYPLGYPVRNQDELGPALEQLLASLDDYLRQRQLQTRQLIWHFSGINNYREVLDVRTSQARTPRQDWYRLTRLRLERQPFTEEVELVQLRAEQLESAQPTSGDLFRQASQSESTSQLVDLLSNRLGARAVNSLHHRDAHLPEHSTAETAAGTANALHPADTAQRPFWLLPKPEVLRHEAGELLFWGSRLELIYGPERIEDGWWERSTSRDYFVARNTQGQRFWVFHERREQRWFMQGFFA; this is translated from the coding sequence ATGCAACTCTGGTTATGTCTGCGCCTCAGGGAACTGGCGGTTCAATGCCTTCCTCAACGGCGGCCTCAAGCTCTCGCTGTCGTGGAGAAGCAGCGAATTTATGCCGTCAACGCCACGGCGAGTCTCCTGGGCCTGGAGCCCGGCATGGATCCGGCCGCTGCTCGCAGCCTCGCAGGCGACAGCCCGCTGCAACTGCTGCCCCGGGACCCCGAGGCGGAAACCCAGGCGCTGGAGAGTCTCTGCTGCTGGGCCTATGGCATTACCCCGCATCTGTACCCCTTTCGGGGCGACTGCCTGATGCTCGAAATTGGTGGCTCCCTGAAACTGTTTGGCGGCAGTGATGCCATTATTCGTCATGCCCGCCAGGGCCTGGCCGGTCGCGGCTACAGTGCAGATATCGCCTTGGGGGCAACACCCCTCGCCGCCTGGGCGTTTTCCTACGCCGCCAGCGATGACGATGCTGAAAAGGATTACTCCCAGAGTGAAAGGCTTCATAAACTGCCCCTGCAAACACTCGAGCCGCTACACGAACAGTTTGTTGCCTTGCAGCGCAGCGGATTTAAAACCCTGGGCGAGGTTCTCGCGCTCCCCGCTGCGTCCCTGAATCGACGCTGTGGGGCCCAGTTCCGGGAGCTTCTTCAACACCTGAGCGGCGAAGTGATCGCGCCGCCGGTGCATTTCGAGCCCCCCAGCTGCTTTGTGGACAGTTACCCCCTGGGTTATCCCGTGCGCAATCAGGACGAACTGGGCCCGGCCCTGGAGCAATTGCTGGCATCACTGGATGATTATCTCCGCCAGCGACAGCTACAGACCCGACAGCTTATCTGGCATTTTTCCGGCATTAACAATTATCGGGAGGTACTGGACGTGCGCACCAGCCAAGCGCGCACACCGCGACAGGACTGGTATCGCCTGACCCGCCTTCGCCTGGAACGGCAGCCCTTTACGGAGGAGGTCGAACTCGTACAGCTACGCGCTGAGCAGCTGGAATCGGCTCAACCGACCAGTGGTGACCTGTTCCGCCAAGCCAGCCAGTCAGAATCGACAAGTCAGCTGGTAGATCTACTCAGTAACCGCCTGGGGGCCCGGGCGGTCAACAGCCTCCACCACCGGGACGCTCACCTGCCAGAACATAGTACGGCTGAAACGGCCGCGGGTACTGCCAACGCACTGCACCCGGCGGATACGGCGCAGCGACCCTTCTGGCTCCTGCCAAAGCCGGAAGTTCTCCGCCATGAGGCCGGCGAGCTGCTGTTTTGGGGCAGCCGCCTGGAACTGATTTATGGACCCGAGCGCATTGAGGACGGCTGGTGGGAGCGCAGCACCAGCCGGGATTATTTTGTGGCGCGCAACACCCAGGGACAGCGATTCTGGGTATTCCATGAGCGCCGGGAGCAACGTTGGTTTATGCAGGGATTCTTCGCGTAA
- a CDS encoding methyltransferase family protein, with translation MNLELKIPPVILLAGAGALMWLVDRGDSFAAFTLPMRHGLSALALTFGIVIALLGVKAFRQAGTTVDPRYPERSSELVVIGVYKITRNPMYLGMLLVLIAWGLYLGSGLSLLVALGFLTYMTRFQIVPEERFMAQRFGDDFVKYRRSVRRWL, from the coding sequence ATGAATCTGGAACTAAAGATCCCCCCGGTAATCCTGCTTGCCGGCGCCGGAGCGCTGATGTGGCTTGTCGATCGTGGGGACAGTTTTGCCGCCTTTACCCTGCCTATGAGGCATGGTCTGTCGGCACTCGCCCTCACCTTCGGCATCGTCATTGCCCTCCTGGGCGTTAAGGCATTTCGTCAAGCCGGCACAACGGTGGATCCCCGCTATCCCGAGCGTTCCTCCGAACTGGTGGTCATCGGTGTATACAAAATAACCCGCAACCCCATGTATCTCGGTATGTTACTGGTGCTCATCGCCTGGGGTTTGTATCTGGGTAGTGGCTTGTCGCTGTTGGTCGCCCTTGGGTTTTTGACTTATATGACGCGGTTTCAGATTGTCCCGGAAGAGCGTTTCATGGCGCAGCGCTTCGGCGATGACTTTGTGAAGTATCGTCGGAGTGTTCGGCGTTGGTTGTAG
- a CDS encoding lipase family protein, translating to MEYAQHFRPLRACDAYDPQNALSLALACELAYAPLRDVKRCVQNTWSYEFLGQVSRQKKPDIDTQCFLMADDKNIAVVFRGSDSGSDWFANFQASQDPGPFESTGAHEGFQDSLYPAVIKLTEILRRDPGEPRKLWITGHSLGGALGSLYAGMLLENDIDVYGVYTFASPRPGDEKFASALNDRVLGPHYRVVNSGDVVPHVPPEPFFSHPGSRIILKHNHKKRTKGSWLDERIAALKSFVSMTGKRFDIGDNHRLAAAPNSYIPRLMEDLAREERGKKR from the coding sequence ATGGAGTACGCGCAGCACTTCCGGCCTTTGCGGGCCTGCGATGCCTACGACCCCCAGAATGCCCTGTCCCTGGCGCTGGCTTGTGAGCTGGCCTATGCACCGCTTAGGGATGTAAAGCGCTGTGTGCAAAACACCTGGAGTTATGAGTTTCTGGGTCAGGTCTCCCGACAGAAAAAGCCCGATATCGATACCCAGTGCTTTCTTATGGCCGATGACAAAAACATTGCCGTGGTCTTTCGCGGCAGTGATTCGGGGAGTGACTGGTTTGCGAATTTTCAGGCGTCTCAGGATCCGGGTCCTTTCGAAAGCACCGGCGCTCATGAGGGCTTTCAGGATTCCCTGTATCCCGCGGTGATCAAGCTCACAGAAATACTCCGCAGGGACCCGGGGGAACCAAGAAAGCTGTGGATTACGGGACACAGCCTGGGGGGCGCGCTGGGCTCCCTTTATGCCGGTATGCTTCTTGAAAACGATATAGATGTGTATGGCGTCTATACCTTTGCGAGTCCGCGACCCGGCGATGAGAAATTCGCATCCGCCCTCAACGACAGAGTCCTGGGCCCCCACTATCGGGTGGTGAATTCCGGTGACGTGGTTCCCCATGTGCCCCCGGAACCCTTCTTCAGCCATCCGGGGTCGCGGATCATACTCAAGCACAATCACAAAAAGCGCACCAAGGGCTCGTGGCTCGATGAGCGCATCGCGGCCCTGAAGAGTTTCGTGAGCATGACGGGGAAGCGCTTTGACATAGGCGACAACCATCGACTGGCGGCAGCCCCCAACAGCTACATCCCCCGGCTGATGGAAGACCTTGCCCGGGAAGAGCGAGGAAAAAAACGATGA
- a CDS encoding TMEM165/GDT1 family protein, with translation MDWKVFGTVFVAIFLAELGDKTQLATMLFAADDKASKWLVFAAASLALVACSAIGVLAGSLVGAYINERYLHYVAGFGFIAVGAFTLYNA, from the coding sequence ATGGATTGGAAAGTTTTCGGTACCGTATTCGTCGCAATATTCCTTGCGGAACTTGGCGATAAAACTCAACTGGCAACGATGCTCTTCGCGGCCGACGATAAAGCCAGCAAGTGGTTGGTCTTCGCGGCCGCGTCCCTTGCACTGGTGGCGTGTTCAGCCATAGGGGTGTTGGCCGGGTCTCTGGTCGGCGCGTACATTAATGAGCGCTATCTTCACTATGTTGCCGGCTTCGGCTTCATAGCCGTGGGGGCGTTTACACTCTATAACGCCTGA
- a CDS encoding nuclear transport factor 2 family protein — protein sequence MKTEETRQLVQHWLSLAGSGNVEGAMALFAEDAVWTNIGSTKFSGDFVGLKAITEDLLAPLFGALEDGIHSEVESVIADGEQAVVLSRGAARTRSGVEYNNSYAQVFTVRGGKIVSVREYMDTALIDRVFA from the coding sequence ATGAAAACTGAAGAAACGCGACAGCTTGTGCAGCATTGGCTCTCCCTGGCGGGGAGCGGAAACGTGGAGGGTGCCATGGCTCTTTTTGCCGAGGATGCCGTGTGGACCAACATTGGTTCAACGAAATTTTCTGGCGACTTCGTGGGTCTCAAAGCGATCACGGAGGATCTTCTTGCCCCGCTTTTTGGTGCTTTGGAGGATGGCATTCACTCCGAGGTGGAATCGGTGATTGCCGATGGTGAGCAGGCCGTTGTTCTGAGCCGCGGAGCAGCTCGCACCAGGTCCGGTGTTGAGTACAACAACAGCTATGCTCAGGTGTTTACGGTGCGCGGAGGGAAGATTGTCAGCGTCCGCGAATATATGGATACAGCGCTGATAGATCGCGTGTTCGCTTGA
- a CDS encoding class I SAM-dependent methyltransferase, translating into MTDPQPPGLTDVPETMLWTLHSRAHEAMRPDGVFSDPKAVEIYQGLDYDFERNFGRSNPMAALRAQLFDQLVSAFLEEHPGASVVNLGEGLETQRYRLEQTPGEWFTVDLPEAIGIRERFIPADARHQHIALSATDRAWMRCIPRDRPVCIAAQGLFMYFQEQDVRDLLGDIAAQFPRCHLLFDVIPHWVSRASVLMGGLPLTRHYRTPVMPWGVHRILLKSRLKSWVGRPCDVSLLDYPFFPRGAARLASKTVDLLPGARQWTPFVVKVALR; encoded by the coding sequence ATGACAGATCCTCAGCCGCCGGGGCTCACGGATGTGCCGGAAACCATGCTCTGGACCCTGCACAGTCGGGCGCACGAGGCCATGCGGCCGGACGGTGTGTTCAGCGACCCTAAAGCCGTAGAGATTTATCAGGGCCTGGACTATGACTTTGAGCGGAACTTCGGGCGCAGCAACCCCATGGCGGCGCTGCGTGCGCAGCTGTTTGATCAGCTGGTCTCTGCTTTTCTTGAGGAGCATCCCGGTGCCAGCGTCGTAAATCTGGGTGAGGGCCTGGAGACCCAGCGCTATCGCCTGGAACAGACTCCGGGCGAGTGGTTTACCGTGGACCTGCCCGAGGCCATAGGGATACGCGAGCGTTTTATTCCTGCCGACGCGCGGCACCAGCACATTGCCCTGTCAGCCACGGATCGAGCCTGGATGAGGTGCATTCCCCGGGACCGACCCGTGTGTATCGCAGCGCAGGGACTGTTTATGTATTTTCAGGAGCAGGATGTGCGGGATTTGCTTGGCGATATCGCCGCACAGTTCCCTCGATGCCATCTGCTGTTTGATGTGATTCCCCACTGGGTGTCCCGGGCATCGGTGCTGATGGGCGGACTGCCCCTGACGCGCCATTACCGAACGCCGGTCATGCCCTGGGGGGTCCATCGGATTCTGTTGAAATCGCGACTCAAAAGCTGGGTGGGGCGCCCCTGCGATGTCAGTCTTCTGGACTATCCGTTTTTCCCCCGGGGCGCGGCCCGCCTGGCCAGCAAGACGGTCGATTTGCTGCCCGGTGCCCGCCAGTGGACGCCCTTTGTCGTGAAGGTGGCATTGCGTTGA
- a CDS encoding DUF2788 domain-containing protein, translated as MDLWLTEYGVTIGVGGLILFMVFIIWDLAKRSNAGVFGTMILYLALALGVLGFVIKIAISYLLERGMN; from the coding sequence ATGGATCTGTGGCTCACGGAGTACGGCGTCACCATCGGTGTCGGCGGTCTGATTCTATTTATGGTGTTTATTATCTGGGATCTTGCCAAACGTAGTAACGCCGGTGTTTTTGGCACCATGATCCTCTACCTCGCTCTCGCCCTGGGGGTGCTGGGTTTCGTGATCAAGATAGCCATCAGCTATCTGCTAGAGCGAGGCATGAACTAA
- a CDS encoding DsbA family protein, protein MQLSPLVSDAPAIVYIDFKSPYAYLAVEPTRQLEQALGLQFDWRPFVLDIPSYLGSARLGKSGEVVEAQRSPEQWSGVKYAYYDCRRYGSLYGLRIRGTEKIWDTNLVSAAMLWTRSLSFEATARFINRVYPPFWVRDLDLEREDVIKEVLDDCELDGQAFLRWAHDEGLAMNADFQHAAFAAGIYGVPSYVVDGECYFGREHLPRVRWHLEGRRGDAPDIANVVPETMSIDGSTPGRVVVGVDDSLDSVRAVPQLRALLKGYQGAVSWVRIPPRKSGSAVLPDEDHSRSAMHQRFRRAAVAANERRYGVLDQGQTNYGDLISEMLRAAGIPLEAECPEQVLRPAMPGVVVLLDDEIFIGRQHLPLIAKKLGVTP, encoded by the coding sequence ATGCAGCTGTCTCCTCTGGTATCTGATGCTCCCGCCATCGTCTATATCGACTTCAAAAGCCCCTACGCCTACCTGGCGGTGGAGCCCACGCGGCAGCTCGAACAAGCCCTGGGGCTGCAGTTCGACTGGCGGCCTTTTGTACTGGATATTCCCAGTTATCTGGGGAGTGCCCGGCTGGGGAAAAGCGGCGAGGTCGTCGAGGCGCAGCGGAGCCCCGAACAGTGGTCCGGTGTGAAATACGCGTATTACGACTGTCGTCGCTATGGGAGCCTGTACGGGCTGCGGATACGCGGCACGGAAAAAATCTGGGACACCAATCTGGTTTCCGCTGCGATGCTATGGACAAGGTCACTCTCCTTTGAGGCGACGGCGCGATTCATTAACCGGGTGTACCCACCGTTCTGGGTGCGCGACCTCGACCTGGAAAGAGAAGATGTCATCAAGGAGGTACTCGATGACTGCGAGCTCGATGGACAGGCGTTTTTGCGCTGGGCTCACGATGAGGGATTGGCGATGAATGCCGACTTCCAGCACGCGGCTTTTGCCGCGGGCATCTACGGCGTGCCCAGCTATGTTGTCGATGGCGAGTGCTATTTTGGTCGGGAACATTTGCCCCGGGTACGCTGGCATCTGGAAGGCCGCCGGGGCGATGCGCCGGATATCGCCAATGTAGTGCCGGAGACAATGAGCATAGACGGGTCCACCCCCGGGCGTGTCGTTGTTGGTGTCGATGACTCGCTGGATAGTGTGCGGGCCGTGCCGCAGTTGAGAGCGCTTCTGAAGGGTTATCAGGGCGCCGTCAGTTGGGTGCGGATTCCGCCCCGCAAGTCAGGCAGCGCTGTCCTGCCGGACGAGGATCATTCACGGAGCGCCATGCATCAGCGCTTCCGGCGCGCCGCGGTGGCTGCCAATGAGCGTCGCTACGGCGTTCTTGATCAAGGGCAGACAAATTATGGGGATCTGATCAGCGAGATGCTGCGAGCGGCGGGTATACCCCTTGAGGCCGAGTGTCCGGAGCAGGTCCTGCGCCCGGCCATGCCCGGGGTGGTGGTGCTCTTGGATGACGAGATTTTTATCGGCCGCCAGCATTTACCCCTTATCGCCAAAAAGCTGGGAGTGACGCCTTAG
- the ypfJ gene encoding KPN_02809 family neutral zinc metallopeptidase, with protein MRWKGNRRSDNIDDRRSRRIVRSTGTRSSMVPLILQLTRSRGGWAIIVIAAGLMFFTGTDLTSLLGLAERQPAQATTAPVQQSEEEAETVEFMATVLADTEDTWAALLADGPTAYEEPKLVLYRDSTRSACGLGQSAMGPFYCPADQKIYLDLSFFEQLSRRYGAPGDFAQAYVLAHEVGHHVQTLLGISARNQAARQSATEVEANRLSVRQELQADCFAGLWAHKADEARQILESGDIEEALAAATAIGDDTLQRQAQGRVTPDSFTHGSAEQRLRWFTVGLERGSLESCNTFAATAL; from the coding sequence ATGCGCTGGAAAGGTAACCGACGCAGCGACAATATCGATGACCGCAGGAGCCGCCGGATTGTGAGATCCACGGGCACGCGATCCTCCATGGTGCCGCTGATTCTCCAGCTTACCCGCAGTCGCGGCGGCTGGGCGATTATCGTCATCGCAGCGGGGTTGATGTTTTTCACCGGCACGGACCTGACGTCCCTGTTGGGGCTCGCAGAGCGTCAGCCGGCCCAGGCCACGACCGCGCCGGTGCAGCAATCGGAGGAGGAGGCCGAAACCGTCGAGTTCATGGCCACAGTGCTCGCCGATACGGAAGACACCTGGGCTGCACTCCTCGCGGATGGACCCACGGCTTACGAAGAGCCCAAACTCGTGCTGTACCGCGACTCTACGCGCTCAGCCTGCGGCCTGGGGCAAAGCGCCATGGGACCCTTTTACTGCCCGGCTGACCAGAAGATTTATCTGGATCTGTCATTCTTTGAACAACTGAGTCGTCGCTACGGCGCCCCGGGCGATTTCGCCCAGGCCTATGTTCTGGCGCATGAAGTCGGCCATCACGTGCAGACGCTGTTGGGGATCAGTGCCCGCAATCAGGCGGCGCGCCAAAGTGCCACCGAAGTTGAGGCGAATCGCCTCAGCGTCCGGCAGGAGTTACAGGCCGATTGCTTTGCGGGCCTCTGGGCTCATAAAGCGGACGAGGCGCGACAAATTCTTGAGAGCGGTGATATTGAGGAAGCCCTCGCCGCCGCGACAGCCATTGGCGATGACACCCTGCAGCGCCAGGCTCAGGGTCGCGTGACGCCGGACTCCTTTACTCACGGAAGCGCCGAGCAACGCCTGCGCTGGTTTACCGTAGGGCTGGAAAGAGGCTCCCTGGAAAGCTGCAATACCTTTGCAGCGACGGCGTTGTAA
- a CDS encoding LysE/ArgO family amino acid transporter yields the protein MDSGLSGFFLSLSLIVAIGAQNAFVLKQGLKKHYVFWVCLVCALSDAVLIFAGIAGYGAAIAAYPEIETAARYGGALFLAIYGGKSFYSAFGTSHALEPEGEIPAALWKTLLTCLAFTWLNPHVYLDTVVLLGAVSVQYEDAARVQFGIGAITASFVFFFSLGFGARFLGPLFQRPIAWKILDGLIGLLMLFIAVSLVLA from the coding sequence ATGGACTCAGGTCTTTCAGGTTTTTTTCTCAGCCTGTCGCTCATCGTTGCGATTGGTGCTCAAAATGCCTTTGTACTTAAGCAGGGTCTAAAAAAACATTACGTATTCTGGGTTTGCTTAGTCTGCGCCCTGTCCGATGCGGTGCTTATTTTCGCGGGAATTGCCGGATACGGCGCCGCCATAGCGGCCTATCCTGAGATTGAGACTGCCGCTCGCTATGGTGGTGCGCTCTTTCTGGCGATCTATGGGGGCAAGAGCTTTTACTCGGCGTTTGGCACCAGTCATGCCCTCGAACCCGAGGGCGAGATTCCGGCGGCACTGTGGAAGACCCTACTCACCTGTCTGGCTTTTACCTGGCTGAATCCCCATGTTTATCTGGATACCGTGGTGCTGTTGGGCGCTGTGTCAGTGCAATACGAGGACGCAGCACGAGTGCAATTCGGGATAGGCGCGATCACGGCGTCATTTGTGTTCTTTTTTAGTCTGGGTTTCGGGGCCCGATTTCTCGGACCGCTTTTTCAGCGACCCATCGCCTGGAAAATCCTGGACGGGCTCATCGGCCTGCTGATGCTTTTTATCGCCGTATCGCTGGTACTTGCTTAG
- a CDS encoding MBOAT family O-acyltransferase yields MVFSTTSFLFVFLPIFLLCYALLPWRNLTALVFSLLFFAWGEGAYVLLLLATVGFNYFLGQHLEAGSRRSQFLALGVAANLLVLGYYKYFGFLIGSVLEIPIPPEDIPHLPLGISFFIFQSISYLIDVYRGDSPRARSYFDLALYIAMFPQLIAGPIVRYATVAEAIRHRQISSYDVYRGVILFIVGLSYKVLIANNAAQVADTVFGFAPGRLSTANAWTGIVAYTLQIFFDFAGYSLMAIGIGRIMGFHFPKNFDFPYTSRSITDFWRRWHMSLSSWFRDYLYIPLGGNRHGPYRTYVNLFTVFLLCGLWHGAAWTFIIWGVFHGLILAVERAGLGAALQKIPRPAQHVYAMLLVMIGWVLFRAETLPQAMYYLEAMFSSVPAKGISFVRLVSTENLSFMLLGVIFAMPVLERTRAFRNGEDPDDVDPGGATLRDARGGHWIYRAANGVVALALLLMCSTYIMSGTYNPFIYFRF; encoded by the coding sequence ATGGTTTTTTCCACTACCTCATTTTTGTTTGTTTTCTTGCCGATTTTTTTGCTGTGCTATGCGCTGCTGCCCTGGCGGAACCTCACGGCCCTGGTCTTCAGCCTCCTGTTTTTTGCCTGGGGGGAAGGTGCCTATGTGCTGCTCCTCCTCGCTACCGTGGGTTTTAACTATTTTCTGGGACAGCATCTGGAGGCGGGCAGCCGGCGGTCGCAGTTTCTCGCCCTGGGGGTGGCGGCCAATCTGCTGGTGCTGGGCTACTACAAGTACTTCGGTTTTCTCATCGGCAGTGTGCTGGAGATTCCCATTCCCCCGGAGGACATACCCCATCTGCCCCTGGGGATTTCATTTTTTATCTTTCAATCGATTTCCTATCTCATCGATGTTTACCGGGGAGACTCCCCCCGGGCGCGTTCCTACTTTGATCTGGCGCTGTATATTGCGATGTTTCCGCAGCTGATTGCGGGTCCCATCGTGCGCTACGCCACGGTCGCGGAGGCGATCCGGCACCGGCAGATATCGTCCTATGACGTTTATCGTGGCGTGATTCTGTTTATCGTGGGTCTGAGTTACAAAGTATTGATCGCCAACAATGCCGCACAGGTCGCGGACACGGTGTTTGGTTTTGCGCCCGGGCGCCTGTCAACGGCAAACGCCTGGACCGGCATTGTTGCCTACACCCTGCAGATTTTCTTTGATTTTGCCGGCTACTCGCTCATGGCAATTGGTATTGGTCGGATCATGGGTTTTCACTTCCCCAAGAACTTTGATTTTCCCTATACATCCCGCTCCATCACGGATTTTTGGCGGCGCTGGCATATGTCCCTGTCGTCCTGGTTTCGGGACTATCTGTACATCCCCCTCGGGGGCAACCGGCACGGTCCCTATCGGACCTATGTCAATCTGTTTACGGTGTTTTTGCTCTGCGGTCTCTGGCATGGCGCGGCCTGGACCTTCATCATTTGGGGTGTTTTTCACGGTCTCATCCTCGCAGTGGAGCGCGCAGGGCTTGGGGCAGCGTTACAAAAGATTCCCCGTCCAGCGCAGCATGTTTACGCAATGTTGCTGGTGATGATTGGCTGGGTACTCTTTCGCGCCGAGACCCTGCCACAGGCGATGTACTATCTCGAGGCTATGTTCTCTTCCGTGCCCGCGAAAGGCATCAGCTTTGTGCGCCTGGTGAGCACCGAGAACCTGAGCTTTATGCTCCTGGGCGTGATCTTTGCGATGCCCGTGCTGGAGCGGACGAGGGCCTTTAGAAATGGCGAGGATCCTGATGACGTCGACCCGGGCGGTGCGACTCTGAGAGACGCAAGGGGCGGTCACTGGATTTACCGTGCCGCCAATGGGGTGGTGGCTCTCGCCCTATTACTCATGTGCTCGACATACATTATGTCTGGCACCTATAACCCTTTTATTTACTTCAGGTTTTAG
- a CDS encoding lipocalin family protein gives MGRLRHLTRWALAAAVLSMLSACLGTPDGVVAVQEFEAERYLGRWYEIARLDHSFERGLKNVTAEYAWREDGSVRVFNRGYDIEDQEWSEIEGKASFVGPQDEAHLKVSFFGPFYASYVVFELERENYEYAFVSGFNRDYLWLLARTPTVSDALRSQFVERASALGFDTEALIWVEHSPVAGSEGG, from the coding sequence ATGGGGCGCCTGAGACATTTGACGCGCTGGGCCTTGGCGGCTGCCGTGCTGTCAATGCTGTCGGCCTGTCTGGGCACTCCCGATGGTGTGGTAGCGGTACAGGAGTTTGAGGCTGAACGGTATCTCGGGCGTTGGTACGAGATTGCGCGCCTGGATCATAGCTTTGAGAGGGGCTTGAAGAACGTTACCGCTGAGTACGCCTGGCGGGAGGATGGTTCCGTGCGGGTCTTTAACCGCGGTTACGATATCGAGGATCAGGAGTGGAGCGAGATAGAGGGTAAGGCCAGTTTTGTAGGACCTCAGGATGAAGCGCATTTGAAAGTGTCTTTTTTCGGGCCGTTTTATGCGTCTTATGTGGTGTTTGAGCTGGAACGCGAGAACTACGAGTACGCTTTTGTATCTGGCTTTAATCGCGATTACCTGTGGTTACTTGCGCGAACCCCGACGGTGTCTGATGCCCTGCGCTCACAATTTGTAGAGCGGGCGTCTGCCCTGGGCTTTGATACGGAAGCGTTGATCTGGGTTGAGCACTCACCTGTGGCGGGGAGTGAAGGCGGGTAA
- a CDS encoding SDR family NAD(P)-dependent oxidoreductase codes for MPTSDNTLTAKVALITGAASGIGEASARKMAAAGASLVLTDINHSAVAALADELGREGTQAAALQHDVTQPGDWERAVALAVDTFGGLDILVNNAGIAGDNTDLMNLDLENWHSVLSVNLDGVFLGLRYSGPALERRGGGSVINISSILGKVGFPGAAPYCASKGAVTLLSKSAALEWAPLKIRVNSVHPGFVETPLVRDALAEREDGAEMAELLVAAHPIGRLGLATEIANAVTFLASDEASFMTGSELVIDGGYTAQ; via the coding sequence ATGCCCACAAGCGATAACACGCTCACCGCCAAAGTCGCTCTGATCACGGGGGCGGCGTCAGGCATTGGTGAAGCCAGTGCCCGAAAAATGGCCGCCGCCGGTGCCTCCCTAGTACTCACCGATATCAATCATAGCGCGGTAGCGGCGCTTGCTGATGAGCTAGGTCGTGAAGGCACACAGGCAGCGGCGCTGCAGCACGACGTGACGCAGCCAGGGGACTGGGAACGAGCCGTAGCGCTGGCCGTCGACACCTTCGGCGGCCTGGATATTCTCGTGAACAACGCAGGCATTGCCGGCGATAACACGGACTTGATGAATCTGGATCTCGAGAACTGGCACAGCGTGCTCTCGGTGAATCTCGACGGGGTTTTCCTGGGCCTCCGCTATTCCGGTCCGGCCCTTGAACGACGGGGCGGCGGATCGGTGATCAACATCAGTTCGATTCTCGGCAAGGTCGGGTTTCCCGGAGCAGCTCCCTATTGCGCCTCCAAAGGGGCCGTCACCCTGCTCAGCAAATCCGCCGCCCTGGAGTGGGCGCCCCTCAAGATTCGCGTGAACTCCGTGCACCCCGGCTTTGTGGAGACGCCGCTGGTTCGGGACGCATTGGCCGAGCGAGAAGACGGCGCCGAAATGGCGGAGCTACTGGTCGCCGCCCACCCCATAGGCCGCCTGGGTCTGGCGACGGAGATCGCCAACGCCGTGACGTTTCTTGCCTCCGATGAAGCTAGCTTTATGACCGGCTCAGAGTTGGTTATCGACGGCGGTTACACCGCGCAGTAG